In one Lycium barbarum isolate Lr01 chromosome 7, ASM1917538v2, whole genome shotgun sequence genomic region, the following are encoded:
- the LOC132601290 gene encoding uncharacterized protein LOC132601290 translates to MIDNYKDWYEQLLYALLGYRTTARTSTGVTPYLLVYGTEAMIPVEVEIPSLQIIQEAELDDAEWIRKRYKQLALIDEKRMIVVCHGQSVLKRILPNEEEYKGKFAPNWQGSYMVRKVLSGGAVILAEMDG, encoded by the exons atgattgataactataAAGACTGGTATGAACAACTGCTATATGCATTACTGGGATATCGCACAACCGCCAGAACTTCAACCGGAGTAACTCCATACCTGCTGGTCTATGGCACTGAGGCGATGATACCAGttgaagtagaaatcccttcacttcaAATCATACAAGAAGCTGAATTAGACGATGCAGAATGGATTCGCAAGAGGTATAAACAACTagctttgatagatgaaaagaggatgattgTCGTTTGCCACG GGCAATCGGTACTCAAGCGGATACTCCCAAatgaagaagaatacaaaggaaagtttgcaccaaactggcaagggtCCTATATGGTGCGGAAAGTATTATCCGGAGGAGCAGTTATCCTCGCTGAAATGGATGGTTAA
- the LOC132603165 gene encoding methyl-CpG-binding domain-containing protein 10-like isoform X1, producing MASLVEMNEVVSIELPAPTGWKKRFLPKTGGTPKKNEIVFTAPTGEEITTRRQLLQYLKSHPGGPAITEFDWGSGETPRRSTRISGKAKAAESGPPTKRSRKSSASKKDVKDKEETEEAKDEKDVDMPEAEKHEKDTVAMEAEKEVKQKHDEGKDEKKKDETRSADVEVVKENEAEKKSECQTEDGKADGGPSKEAEVEKDVKMADHAAEKKDEMHSSYVDAVKENQSEGQAEVAEVDKDVKMADNVEEASLVKEVPLEKEADVPEATKDEVQEKVEQKPTETEKEDPGVAEEKKQPEQEQRDENALMNSDISKKVEEEAIDNGDEADEANP from the exons ATGGCAAGCTTAGTGGAGATGAATGAAGTTGTATCCATTGAGCTACCAGCTCCAACTGGTTGGAAAAAAAGG TTTCTGCCGAAGACAGGAGGGACTCCAAAGAAAAATGAGATTGTATTTACTGCACCAACAGGGGAGGAGATCACTACAAGGAGGCAGTTGCTGCAGTACCTGAAGTCACACCCTGGTGGTCCGGCAATCACGGAGTTTGACTGGGGAAGTGGTGAAACTCCACGAAGATCCACAAGGATCAGTGGAAAGGCAAAGGCAGCAGAAAGTGGGCCTCCGACGAAACGAAGCAGAAAATCTTCAGCTTCTAAGAAGGATGTGAAAGACAAAGAAGAAACTGAGGAAGCTAAGGATGAAAAAGATGTTGACATGCCAGAAGCTGAAAAACATGAAAAGGATACTGTGGCTATGGAAGCTGAGAAGGAGGTCAAACAGAAACATGATGAGGGAAAAGATGAAAAGAAGAAAGATGAAACGCGTTCTGCTGATGTTGAGGTTGTGAAGGAGAACGAAGCTGAAAAGAAAAGTGAATGCCAAACTGAAGATGGGAAAGCAGATGGTGGTCCTTCCAAAGAGGCTGAGGTTGAGAAAGATGTCAAAATGGCAGATCATGCTGCTGAGAAGAAAGATGAAATGCATTCTTCTTATGTTGATGCTGTGAAGGAGAACCAAAGTGAAGGCCAAGCAGAAGTGGCTGAGGTTGACAAAGATGTCAAAATGGCAGATAATGTTGAAGAGGCATCGCTGGTGAAAGAGGTCCCTCTTGAGAAAGAAGCTGATGTTCCTGAAGCTACTAAGGATGAGGTTCAGGAAAAAGTGGAACAAAAACCTACTGAAACAGAGAAAGAAGATCCTGGCGTTGCTGAGGAGAAGAAGCAACCAGAACAAGAACAGAGAGATGAAAATGCGTTGATGAACAGCGACATAAGCAAGAAGGTGGAGGAAGAAGCAATTGACAACGGAGACGAGGCTGATGAGGCCAACCCTTGA
- the LOC132603165 gene encoding methyl-CpG-binding domain-containing protein 10-like isoform X2: MQQQFLPKTGGTPKKNEIVFTAPTGEEITTRRQLLQYLKSHPGGPAITEFDWGSGETPRRSTRISGKAKAAESGPPTKRSRKSSASKKDVKDKEETEEAKDEKDVDMPEAEKHEKDTVAMEAEKEVKQKHDEGKDEKKKDETRSADVEVVKENEAEKKSECQTEDGKADGGPSKEAEVEKDVKMADHAAEKKDEMHSSYVDAVKENQSEGQAEVAEVDKDVKMADNVEEASLVKEVPLEKEADVPEATKDEVQEKVEQKPTETEKEDPGVAEEKKQPEQEQRDENALMNSDISKKVEEEAIDNGDEADEANP, from the exons ATGCAGCAACAG TTTCTGCCGAAGACAGGAGGGACTCCAAAGAAAAATGAGATTGTATTTACTGCACCAACAGGGGAGGAGATCACTACAAGGAGGCAGTTGCTGCAGTACCTGAAGTCACACCCTGGTGGTCCGGCAATCACGGAGTTTGACTGGGGAAGTGGTGAAACTCCACGAAGATCCACAAGGATCAGTGGAAAGGCAAAGGCAGCAGAAAGTGGGCCTCCGACGAAACGAAGCAGAAAATCTTCAGCTTCTAAGAAGGATGTGAAAGACAAAGAAGAAACTGAGGAAGCTAAGGATGAAAAAGATGTTGACATGCCAGAAGCTGAAAAACATGAAAAGGATACTGTGGCTATGGAAGCTGAGAAGGAGGTCAAACAGAAACATGATGAGGGAAAAGATGAAAAGAAGAAAGATGAAACGCGTTCTGCTGATGTTGAGGTTGTGAAGGAGAACGAAGCTGAAAAGAAAAGTGAATGCCAAACTGAAGATGGGAAAGCAGATGGTGGTCCTTCCAAAGAGGCTGAGGTTGAGAAAGATGTCAAAATGGCAGATCATGCTGCTGAGAAGAAAGATGAAATGCATTCTTCTTATGTTGATGCTGTGAAGGAGAACCAAAGTGAAGGCCAAGCAGAAGTGGCTGAGGTTGACAAAGATGTCAAAATGGCAGATAATGTTGAAGAGGCATCGCTGGTGAAAGAGGTCCCTCTTGAGAAAGAAGCTGATGTTCCTGAAGCTACTAAGGATGAGGTTCAGGAAAAAGTGGAACAAAAACCTACTGAAACAGAGAAAGAAGATCCTGGCGTTGCTGAGGAGAAGAAGCAACCAGAACAAGAACAGAGAGATGAAAATGCGTTGATGAACAGCGACATAAGCAAGAAGGTGGAGGAAGAAGCAATTGACAACGGAGACGAGGCTGATGAGGCCAACCCTTGA